Proteins found in one Triticum urartu cultivar G1812 chromosome 4, Tu2.1, whole genome shotgun sequence genomic segment:
- the LOC125551941 gene encoding probable galacturonosyltransferase-like 7, whose amino-acid sequence MLWAARLSGFFSAAMLMVVLSPSLQSFPPAEAIRSSQFDSHVRFPGQIAGGARGLPFRRAPSFRNAADCGNATGSNVCDPSLVHIAITLDEGYLRGSVAAVHSVVQHAMCPESVFFHFLVSDPSLGDLVRAVFPQLRFKVYYFDPARVRGLISSSVRQALEEPLNYARNYLADLLEPCVRRVIYLDSDLVLVDDVAKLWRTDLGGRTVGAPEYCHANFTKYFTDRFWSEEQFAGTFEGRRPCYFNTGVMVLDLARWRRAGYTRLIERWMEIQKSAPGRIYELGSLPPFLLVFAGHVAAIEHRWNQHGLGGDNILGSCRDLHPGPVSLLHWSGSGKPWARLGGGRPCPLDALWAPFDLYGPAAVEPSR is encoded by the coding sequence ATGCTATGGGCAGCGCGCCTGTCCGGCTTCTTCTCCGCCGCCATGCTGATGGTGGTCCTCTCGCCGTCGCTGCAGTCCTTCCCGCCCGCCGAGGCCATCCGGTCGTCGCAGTTCGACAGCCACGTCCGCTTCCCCGGCCAGATCGCCGGGGGGGCCAGGGGCCTCCCCTTCCGCCGCGCGCCGTCCTTCCGCAATGCCGCTGACTGCGGCAACGCCACCGGCAGCAATGTCTGCGACCCCTCGCTCGTCCACATCGCCATTACTCTGGACGAGGGCTACCTGAGGGGCTCGGTCGCCGCCGTCCATTCCGTGGTCCAGCACGCCATGTGCCCGGAGAGCGTCTTCTTCCATTTCCTCGTCTCCGACCCCAGCCTGGGCGACCTCGTCCGCGCCGTCTTCCCGCAGCTCCGGTTCAAAGTCTACTACTTCGACCCCGCGCGCGTCCGGGGGCTCATCTCGTCGTCGGTGCGCCAGGCGCTGGAGGAGCCGCTCAACTACGCCCGCAACTACCTCGCCGACCTCCTGGAGCCCTGCGTGCGCCGCGTCATCTACCTCGACTCCGACCTCGTGCTCGTCGACGACGTGGCCAAGCTCTGGCGCACCGACCTCGGCGGCCGCACCGTCGGCGCGCCGGAGTACTGCCACGCCAACTTCACCAAGTACTTCACCGACCGGTTCTGGTCGGAGGAGCAGTTCGCCGGGACGTTCGAGGGCAGGCGGCCGTGCTACTTCAACACGGGCGTGATGGTGCTGGACCTGGCGCGGTGGCGGCGCGCGGGCTACACCCGGCTTATCGAGCGGTGGATGGAGATACAGAAGTCGGCGCCCGGGCGCATCTACGAGCTGGGGTCGCTGCCGCCGTTCCTGCTGGTGTTCGCGGGGCACGTGGCGGCGATCGAGCACCGGTGGAACCAGCACGGCCTGGGCGGCGACAACATCCTGGGCAGCTGCCGCGACCTCCACCCGGGGCCGGTGAGCCTGCTGCATTGGTCGGGGTCCGGCAAGCCGTGGGCGCGGCTGGGCGGCGGGCGGCCGTGCCCGCTGGACGCGCTCTGGGCGCCGTTCGATCTGTACGGCCCGGCCGCCGTGGAGCCGTCCCGGTAA